GCGAATTCTACCTGGCGATCCTGGTGGACCGCAGCCGCAAAACCGTCGCGGTGATGGCCAGCCGCGAGGGCGGGGTGGAAATCGAACAGGTGGCGGCGCAGACCCCGGAGAAGATCATCCTGCGCCAGGTCGACGTGCTGTGCGGCCTGCCGGGGCATTTGCCGCGCGGCATCGCTTACGCGCTCGGGCTGAGCGGCCCGCAAATCCGCGCCTTCAGCGACCTCGTCGCCAAACTCTACCGGCTGTTCGTCGAAAAGGACGCTTCGCTGCTCGAGATCAATCCGCTGGTGGTGGACAACGAGGGCGCGCTCTGGGCGGCGGACGCCAAGCTGTCGATCGACGACAACGCGCTCGGCCGCCATCCCGAATTGCGCCGCCTGCGCGATTACGACGAGGAGGATCCGCTCGAGATTCAGGCGCGGCGCTACGGCGTCGATTACGTCAAGCTCGACGGCAACATCGGCTGCCTGGTCAACGGCGCGGGTCTGGCGATGGCCACGATGGACCAAATCAAGCTCGCCGGCGGCTTTCCCGCCAATTTCCTGGACATCAAGGGCGGCGCCGGCAAGCAGAACGTCATCAACGC
The nucleotide sequence above comes from Myxococcales bacterium. Encoded proteins:
- the sucC gene encoding ADP-forming succinate--CoA ligase subunit beta encodes the protein MNLHEYQAKELMLAYGVPVPPFRLVTNPWEAYEAAQEIGGDQFVVKAQIHAGGRGKAGGVKLAHNLDEVHELAGQIYGKILVTPQTGPAGKQVKKLIVSKAVEIAREFYLAILVDRSRKTVAVMASREGGVEIEQVAAQTPEKIILRQVDVLCGLPGHLPRGIAYALGLSGPQIRAFSDLVAKLYRLFVEKDASLLEINPLVVDNEGALWAADAKLSIDDNALGRHPELRRLRDYDEEDPLEIQARRYGVDYVKLDGNIGCLVNGAGLAMATMDQIKLAGGFPANFLDIKGGAGKQNVINAFKLLTADTRVRAVLINIFGGIVRVDMVAAGILSALNEIEVKLPIVIRVEGTNAEEGRKLLLESSHSFIVADGLADAARKVVAAAGGVA